The following are encoded together in the Salvia hispanica cultivar TCC Black 2014 chromosome 6, UniMelb_Shisp_WGS_1.0, whole genome shotgun sequence genome:
- the LOC125191715 gene encoding two-pore potassium channel 3-like gives MDEPFISYTNTGRSLPPLLPLPENNEICIPPPPITPSPREIKDILIFGSPSSSSSPFKDSIFRDVCIPPPPITPSPREIKDILIFGSPSSSSPALKDSIFTERLNLDSNQKQSSHDPEIPQSWLTNPNYPPSTSNLHRSKTAPAMAAINEIDHCSNPKPPPQFATPSIVKQGVIFLIIYLSFGVIIYSLNLDSFTAIRTHPVVDALYFCIVTMCTIGYGDITPDSTATKLFSVTFVLVGFGFIDILLSGMVSYMLDLQENHLLKTIKSRGAHDPPSYIIDVKKGRMRIRMKVALALGVVVLCIGVGVGVMHFVERLDLLDSFYLSVMSVTTVGYGDRAFKSLPGRVFASVWLLVSTLAVARAFLYLTELRVERRHRRMAQWVLGQDMTVAQFLAADIDNNGFVTKSEFVVYKLKEMGKVTEKDILQICKQFERLDEGNCGKITLADLMESHH, from the exons ATGGATGAGCCGTTCATCTCTTACACCAACACCGGCAGGTCTCTCCCGCCGCTCCTCCCTCTGCCGGAAAACAACGAAATCTGCATTCCGCCGCCGCCCATCACCCCATCCCCCCGAGAAATCAAAGACATCCTCATCTTCGGCTCTccctcctcatcctcatccccTTTCAAAGACTCGATTTTTCGCGATGTCTGCATTCCGCCGCCGCCAATCACCCCATCACCCAGAGAAATCAAAGACATCCTCATTTTCGGCTCTCCCTCCTCATCCTCACCAGCTCTTAAAGACTCAATTTTTACCGAAAGGTTGAATCTTGACAGCAATCAGAAGCAATCGAGCCATGACCCAGAAATCCCACAATCATGGCTGACTAACCCCAATTATCCACCCTCCACGAGCAACCTCCACCGCTCCAAAACCGCACCGGCTATGGCGGCAATCAACGAAATTGACCATTGCTCCAATCCGAAGCCGCCGCCGCAGTTTGCCACGCCCTCAATTGTGAAGCAGGGTGTGATTTTCTTGATCATTTACTTGAGCTTTGGTGTGATTATATACTCTTTGAATTTGGATTCCTTCACTGCCATTAGAACTCACCCTGTTGTAGATGCTTTGTATTTCTGCATTGTGACTATGTGTACGATTGGGTATGGTGATATAACTCCTGATAGCACTGCTACCAAACTGTTTTCGGTCACTTTCGTGCTTGTGGGATTCGGTTTCATCGATATTTTGTTAAGTGGGATGGTTAGTTACATGCTTGATTTGCAAGAGAATCATCTCTTGAAGACTATCAAGAGCCGGGGTGCTCACGATCCCCCCTCGTATATCATCGATGTgaagaaggggaggatgagAATACGGATGAAAGTGGCGTTGGCGTTGGGCGTTGTGGTTCTTTGCATTGGAGTTGGGGTTGGTGTTATGCATTTTGTGGAGAGGCTTGATTTGTTGGATTCGTTCTATCTGTCTGTCATGTCTGTGACCACTGTTGGGTACGGGGATAGGGCGTTTAAGTCTTTGCCCGGGAGGGTTTTTGCCTCCGTTTGGTTGCTCGTGTCGACTCTTGCTGTTGCTAGAGCCTTCCTCTACTTGACTGAGCTGAGGGTTGAGAGGCGGCACAGGAGGATGGCTCAGTGGGTGCTCGGGCAGGATATGACTGTCGCGCAGTTTCTTGCTGCAGATATCGATAACAATGGCTTTGTAAC TAAATCCGAATTTGTAGTATACAAGCTCAAGGAGATGGGCAAGGTAACAGAGAAGGACATTTTGCAGATATGCAAACAGTTTGAACGCCTCGATGAAGGAAACTGCGGGAAGATAACTCTCGCAGATCTTATGGAAAGTCACCATTGA